A single Anopheles funestus chromosome 2RL, idAnoFuneDA-416_04, whole genome shotgun sequence DNA region contains:
- the LOC125764690 gene encoding dynein regulatory complex protein 1 homolog has protein sequence MENEESVPDQKSPNTGQSSAVTKNGASPQFLSLVESALLEGRSHSIVESFVRDNRFRKKTIPLNYAEDKERIRICLNNADKRIAELMRDGLELIEDVRVASDRHEVERRMAEADIKESLLSKIHTESVDSVAKFQTTYEKWTEIKDLKDPMLMNDELQLQKNRVEELLKQKDIIIAECRKELQAADDRYARDIRKQIVDIQSLVHRADTEVEAMKSILKENLDLIQGTVEEERVILQNAANFNWNDVYAKRATNERIKVKQKKERLLANLTEIEQIELDYVETTRATRIKLDKDTQALAIELQKIKTNTTLNSEKLDYSFQVLKKREDENLMVKNAQKRRLAKLHETIFTLRNKLKDTKMTYYIETEKMAKVIEKLHHSVDHIRSKLECSKKAYDKRVRSIWNLNRDECFEIIQSISAIDKVLVEQHLNRKWTNNLGAISDLLFNYDPLCTPKLPSTAKTKRSLTNSKEEEQHDFCRLKNLLEQSRFLSDKKLEVALKDRQIDGCGMTLICMDNVLNALGIDSMDGVRQLQSTHSDVQNLNNVDEACSTSEMSSSDNKEIEVNHKALTTSRDLLALKMFCEDDDEVLQGQSEVKPEPKLTLSDTRKFWASFKNIFLPNQMKVWDTMEESLSKYLQVLRERQSLDEECSFLRKQNQELQHIMQKMLIKPSNDDF, from the exons ATGGAAAACGAAGAATCTGTCCCAGATCAGAAAAGTCCCAACACTGGGCAATCGTCCGCCGTCACCAAAAATGGAGCTAGTCCGCAGTTTCTAAGTTTGGTGGAATCGGCATTACTGGAAGGACGTTCCCATAGCATTGTGGAGAGCTTCGTGCGTGATAATCGTTTTCGCAAAAAGAC CATTCCATTAAACTATGCGGAGGATAAGGAGAGAATACGCATTTGTTTGAACAACGCGGATAAACGAATTGCAGAGCTGATGCGCGATGGGCTGGAACTTATCGAGGATGTGCGAGTGGCAAGCGATAGGCACGAGGTGGAACGCCGCATGGCTGAAGCGGACATTAAGGAGA GTCTCCTGAGTAAAATTCATACCGAGTCAGTAGATTCGGTCgcaaaatttcaaaccacttatgaaaagtggaccgaAATTAAAGACCTGAAAGATCCCATGCTTATGAATGATGAGCTACAGCTGCAAAAGAATCGCGTGGAGGAATTGCTGAAGCAAAAGGACATCATCATTGCCGAATGTCGCAAAGAACTGCAGGCAGCTGACGATCGGTACGCAAGAGACATACGCAAGCAAATTGTCGATATCCAGAGTCTTGTTCATCGTGCAGATACGGAGGTGGAAGCGATGAAAAGTATTCTTAAGGAAAATTTGGATCTTATTCAAGGGACAG TTGAGGAGGAACGTGTAATACTGCAAAATGCTGCGAATTTCAACTGGAATGATGTGTACGCCAAGCGGGCCACCAACGAGCGTATTAAAGTAAAGCAGAAGAAGGAACGC TTGCTCGCTAACCTAACCGAAATTGAGCAAATAGAGCTGGATTACGTAGAGACAACGCGTGCTACCAGAATAAAGCTGGACAAAGACACTCAGGCACTGGCAATAGAGCTGCAAaagattaaaacaaacaccacactCAACTCGGAGAAGCTGGACTACAGTTTCCAGGTGTTGAAGAAACGGGAAGATGAAAACCTGATGGTAAAGAATGCACAAAAGCGTCGCTTGGCTAAGTTGCACGAAACCATCTTCACGCTGCGAAATAAGCTGAAAGACACAAAAATGACCTATTACATCGAGACGGAAAAGATGGCCAAAGTGATAGAAAAGTTGCATCACAGCGTGGATCATATTAGAAGCAAACTGGAATGCTCGAAGAAAGCTTATGATAAAAGG GTTCGCTCTATTTGGAATTTGAATCGCGatgaatgttttgaaattatcCAAAGCATATCGGCAATAGACAAGGTACTCGTTGAGCAACATTTAAACCGGAAGTGGACCAACAATTTGGGCGCCATATCGGATCTGCTCTTCAACTACGATCCCTTGTGTACGCCTAAGCTCCCCAGCACAGCCAAAA ccaAGCGAAGTTTAACCAACTCGAAAGAGGAAGAGCAGCACGATTTCTGTCGGTTGAAAAATTTGCTAGAGCAGTCGCGATTTTTGAGCGATAAAAAGTTGGAGGTTGCATTAAAAGATCGACAGATTGATGGTTGCGGTATGACGCTGATTTGTATGGACAACGTGTTGAATGCACTCGGTATTGATAGTATGGATGGTGTTCGTCAACTGCAGTCCACCCATTCGGATGTGCAGAATTTAAATAATGTCGACGAAGCGTGCAGCACATCTGAA ATGTCCTCAAGCGATAACAAGGAGATCGAAGTAAATCATAAAGCTCTTACCACTTCCCGTGATCTGTTGGCACTTAAAATGTTCTGTGAAGACGACGATGAAGT GTTGCAAGGTCAAAGCGAAGTTAAACCCGAACCGAAGTTAACCCTCTCCGATACGCGCAAATTTTGGGcatcttttaaaaacattttcttgccAAATCAGATGAAAGTTTGGGACACCATGGAAGAGAGTTTGAGCAAGTATCTTCAG GTGCTGCGTGAGAGGCAATCCTTAGATGAGGAGTGCAGTTTCTtgaggaaacaaaaccaagagCTTCAACATATTATGCAAAAGATGCTCATCAAACCGTCGAACGACGATTTTTAG
- the LOC125764687 gene encoding inactivation-no-after-potential D protein isoform X1 codes for MEYRHRNSGIGLFQYRIQYYRDYEEGTLQPADDSCIYLKELDHYRTKAKIPSDHAQSNRKLPLCYPVTKTETPKLETVPPTDSNKSSSHERAEMTVSALPGSVKLEGWGPEKKVVIEKTEKSSFGFSIVGGKVNVGGDVTSGLFIKSIIPDSPADKCSELKIGDRILAVNENSLENASHEKAVNYIKTANDRIVLVVQSLERNVRETNPMVLQKKVPPPVTPSKTPEVEYIQDGKPKKETVATPAEDNKTLTVPKARQESTDSENSSDDEEDSRELEGKTFTKAGVEIDRASAGNTKLGEEDPEEEDDYGYTMKKIKKRYSALGEVDCCTILRDNNETCGLSLCGHRDRTRMACLIAGINPKGAAAGTSLVVGDEVLEVNGTVLHGRCHLNCSVIIKNLASPTLKFIVLRKKTSPEELAVKPVKHFPTDFDYTDNIMEKFKDVKTITVKKGTSSLGIMIIEGKHSIAGQGIFISDIQEGSTAEKSGLKIGDMLLAVNRDSLLGCNYETAAGLLKKAEGVITLKICNPNKEKDTDKKANGEAGAGPGTTPNKKKPEEMATLAASRAGTPHGTKPEASPTKEVVDPLKAPINENEFTVIDILTEGKPLGIIVAGGCDSLVKSGAAVMDILPQSVVEKDNRLQIFDQLVEINGFKVNNTCTSESIKRAIKQLHPKVRLIVYRASPPPTETVEVDLMKKAGKNLGLTFRAGNPKGIVITGLVPGGSAEFDGRIQVGDVVSHINGDSLEAGGIEQCASLLKTAQGKVGLRILRPKLKERSV; via the exons ATGGAGTACAGACATCGGAACAGTGGGATAGGGTTGTTCCAGTATCGCATTCAGTATTATCGAGACTACGAAGAGGGCACACTGCAACCGGCAGACGATAGTTGCATTTATTTGAAGGAACTAGACCACTATCGAACCAAAGCCAAAATACCATCGGATCACGCACAGTCCAACCGGAAGCTGCCGCTATGTTATCCGGTCACCAAAACCGAAACACCGAAGCTCGAGACTGTCCCGCCAACCGATTCCAACAAGAGTTCTTCCCACGAAAG GGCAGAGATGACTGTTAGCGCACTTCCCGGATCAGTCAAACTGGAAG GATGGGGCCCAGAGAAAAAGGTCGTCATcgagaaaacggaaaaatcgTCCTTCGGGTTTAGTATCGTCGGTGGAAAG GTCAATGTGGGAGGTGATGTTACATCGGGATTGTTTATCAAAAGTATCATCCCGGACAGTCCGGCCGATAAGTGCAGTGAACTGAAG ATCGGAGATCGAATACTAGCAGTGAACGAGAACAGTTTGGAGAATGCTTCTCATGAGAAAGCCGTCAATTACATTAAAACTGCCAACGATCGCATCGTCCTAGTCGTTCAGAGTTTGGAGCGCAACGTAAGAGAA ACCAATCCAATGGTGCTCCAGAAGAAAGTTCCACCACCAGTAACTCCGTCGAAAACGCCCGAAGTGGAGTACATACAAGATGGCAAACCAAAGAAAGAAACCGTCGCAACACCGGCGGAGGACAACAAGACACTCACGGTTCCGAAAGCACGCCAAGAATCTACCG ATTCGGAAAATTCTTCAGACGACGAAGAAGATAGCCGCGAGTTGGAGGGAAAAACATTTACCAAAGCCGGTGTTGAG ATCGATCGCGCCTCTGCCGGCAACACGAAGCTTGGTGAAGAAGATCCCGAGGAGGAAGATGACTATGGCTATACGATGA AGAAGATAAAGAAGCGTTACTCCGCCTTGGGCGAAGTGGACTGCTGTACGATTTTGCGTGACAACAACGAAACATGTGGTCTGTCTCTGTGCGGTCACCGCGACCGTACCCGCATGGCTTGTCTTATTGCTGGCATCAATCCGAAGGGAGCTGCAGCCGGAACATCTCTGGTGGTTGGAGATGAAGTGTTGGAG GTTAACGGAACAGTTCTGCACGGACGATGCCATCTGAACTGTTCGGTGATCATCAAAAATCTTGCCAGTCCAACCCTGAAGTTCATTGTGCTAAG GAAAAAGACATCCCCGGAAGAGCTGGCGGTGAAACcggtgaaacattttcccaccGACTTCGACTATACC GATAATATCATGGAGAAATTTAAGGACGTTAAAACAATCACGGTGAAAAAG GGCACTTCCAGTTTGGGCATTATGATCATTGAAGGCAAACACTCCATCGCCGGCCAAGGCATATTCATATCCGACATCCAGGAAGGATCGACAGCGGAAAAG AGTGGTCTGAAGATCGGTGATATGCTGCTGGCGGTCAATCGGGACTCGCTGCTAGGCTGCAACTACGAAACGGCAGCCGGATTGTTGAAGAAGGCGGAAGGTGTCATCACGCTAAAGATATGCAATCCTAACAAAGAGAAGGATACCGATAAGAAGGCCAACGGTGAAGCGGGAGCCGGACCGGGAACGACCCCGAATAAGAAAAAACCGGAAGAGATGGCCACATTAGCCGCTAGCCGTGCGGGTACACCGCACGGCACCAAGCCGGAAGCCTCGCCAACGAAAGAGGTTGTTGATCCGTTGAAAGCACCGATCAATGAGAACGAATTTACGGTGATCGATATCCTGACCGAGGGTAAACCGTTGGGCATCATAGTAGCCGGTGGCTGTGATTCATTGGTGAAG TCTGGAGCTGCCGTAATGGACATTTTGCCCCAAAGTGTGGTGGAGAAGGATAATCGGCTGCAGATATTTGACCAGCTGGTAGAGATCAATGGCTTCAAGGTCAACAACACGTGTACCAGCGAATCCATCAAGCGTGCCATCAAACAATTACACCCAAAG GTTCGTTTGATCGTTTATCGTGCCAGCCCACCACCGACGGAAACCGTCGAGGTAGATCTGATGAAAAAAGCGGGCAAAAACCTTGGACTAACGTTCCGTGCCGGCAATCCGAAAGGAATCGTTATCACTGGACTG GTACCTGGCGGATCAGCTGAATTCGATGGACGCATACAGGTGGGAGACGTAGTGTCGCATATCAATGGCGACAGCCTGGAGGCGGGCGGTATCGAACAGTGTGCCTCACTGTTGAAAACTGCCCAGGGCAAGGTGGGTCTGCGCATTTTGCGACCGAAGCTAAAGGAACGATCCGTTTAA
- the LOC125764687 gene encoding inactivation-no-after-potential D protein isoform X2: protein MTVSALPGSVKLEGWGPEKKVVIEKTEKSSFGFSIVGGKVNVGGDVTSGLFIKSIIPDSPADKCSELKIGDRILAVNENSLENASHEKAVNYIKTANDRIVLVVQSLERNVRETNPMVLQKKVPPPVTPSKTPEVEYIQDGKPKKETVATPAEDNKTLTVPKARQESTDSENSSDDEEDSRELEGKTFTKAGVEIDRASAGNTKLGEEDPEEEDDYGYTMKKIKKRYSALGEVDCCTILRDNNETCGLSLCGHRDRTRMACLIAGINPKGAAAGTSLVVGDEVLEVNGTVLHGRCHLNCSVIIKNLASPTLKFIVLRKKTSPEELAVKPVKHFPTDFDYTDNIMEKFKDVKTITVKKGTSSLGIMIIEGKHSIAGQGIFISDIQEGSTAEKSGLKIGDMLLAVNRDSLLGCNYETAAGLLKKAEGVITLKICNPNKEKDTDKKANGEAGAGPGTTPNKKKPEEMATLAASRAGTPHGTKPEASPTKEVVDPLKAPINENEFTVIDILTEGKPLGIIVAGGCDSLVKSGAAVMDILPQSVVEKDNRLQIFDQLVEINGFKVNNTCTSESIKRAIKQLHPKVRLIVYRASPPPTETVEVDLMKKAGKNLGLTFRAGNPKGIVITGLVPGGSAEFDGRIQVGDVVSHINGDSLEAGGIEQCASLLKTAQGKVGLRILRPKLKERSV, encoded by the exons ATGACTGTTAGCGCACTTCCCGGATCAGTCAAACTGGAAG GATGGGGCCCAGAGAAAAAGGTCGTCATcgagaaaacggaaaaatcgTCCTTCGGGTTTAGTATCGTCGGTGGAAAG GTCAATGTGGGAGGTGATGTTACATCGGGATTGTTTATCAAAAGTATCATCCCGGACAGTCCGGCCGATAAGTGCAGTGAACTGAAG ATCGGAGATCGAATACTAGCAGTGAACGAGAACAGTTTGGAGAATGCTTCTCATGAGAAAGCCGTCAATTACATTAAAACTGCCAACGATCGCATCGTCCTAGTCGTTCAGAGTTTGGAGCGCAACGTAAGAGAA ACCAATCCAATGGTGCTCCAGAAGAAAGTTCCACCACCAGTAACTCCGTCGAAAACGCCCGAAGTGGAGTACATACAAGATGGCAAACCAAAGAAAGAAACCGTCGCAACACCGGCGGAGGACAACAAGACACTCACGGTTCCGAAAGCACGCCAAGAATCTACCG ATTCGGAAAATTCTTCAGACGACGAAGAAGATAGCCGCGAGTTGGAGGGAAAAACATTTACCAAAGCCGGTGTTGAG ATCGATCGCGCCTCTGCCGGCAACACGAAGCTTGGTGAAGAAGATCCCGAGGAGGAAGATGACTATGGCTATACGATGA AGAAGATAAAGAAGCGTTACTCCGCCTTGGGCGAAGTGGACTGCTGTACGATTTTGCGTGACAACAACGAAACATGTGGTCTGTCTCTGTGCGGTCACCGCGACCGTACCCGCATGGCTTGTCTTATTGCTGGCATCAATCCGAAGGGAGCTGCAGCCGGAACATCTCTGGTGGTTGGAGATGAAGTGTTGGAG GTTAACGGAACAGTTCTGCACGGACGATGCCATCTGAACTGTTCGGTGATCATCAAAAATCTTGCCAGTCCAACCCTGAAGTTCATTGTGCTAAG GAAAAAGACATCCCCGGAAGAGCTGGCGGTGAAACcggtgaaacattttcccaccGACTTCGACTATACC GATAATATCATGGAGAAATTTAAGGACGTTAAAACAATCACGGTGAAAAAG GGCACTTCCAGTTTGGGCATTATGATCATTGAAGGCAAACACTCCATCGCCGGCCAAGGCATATTCATATCCGACATCCAGGAAGGATCGACAGCGGAAAAG AGTGGTCTGAAGATCGGTGATATGCTGCTGGCGGTCAATCGGGACTCGCTGCTAGGCTGCAACTACGAAACGGCAGCCGGATTGTTGAAGAAGGCGGAAGGTGTCATCACGCTAAAGATATGCAATCCTAACAAAGAGAAGGATACCGATAAGAAGGCCAACGGTGAAGCGGGAGCCGGACCGGGAACGACCCCGAATAAGAAAAAACCGGAAGAGATGGCCACATTAGCCGCTAGCCGTGCGGGTACACCGCACGGCACCAAGCCGGAAGCCTCGCCAACGAAAGAGGTTGTTGATCCGTTGAAAGCACCGATCAATGAGAACGAATTTACGGTGATCGATATCCTGACCGAGGGTAAACCGTTGGGCATCATAGTAGCCGGTGGCTGTGATTCATTGGTGAAG TCTGGAGCTGCCGTAATGGACATTTTGCCCCAAAGTGTGGTGGAGAAGGATAATCGGCTGCAGATATTTGACCAGCTGGTAGAGATCAATGGCTTCAAGGTCAACAACACGTGTACCAGCGAATCCATCAAGCGTGCCATCAAACAATTACACCCAAAG GTTCGTTTGATCGTTTATCGTGCCAGCCCACCACCGACGGAAACCGTCGAGGTAGATCTGATGAAAAAAGCGGGCAAAAACCTTGGACTAACGTTCCGTGCCGGCAATCCGAAAGGAATCGTTATCACTGGACTG GTACCTGGCGGATCAGCTGAATTCGATGGACGCATACAGGTGGGAGACGTAGTGTCGCATATCAATGGCGACAGCCTGGAGGCGGGCGGTATCGAACAGTGTGCCTCACTGTTGAAAACTGCCCAGGGCAAGGTGGGTCTGCGCATTTTGCGACCGAAGCTAAAGGAACGATCCGTTTAA
- the LOC125764718 gene encoding U4/U6 small nuclear ribonucleoprotein Prp4, with product MSDNEQNVYAKRTKTIHYGSLEESDRWHVDRKDNDTDGSGKNDYSQLTSSDYMTLDEDVAKEKAALLEEFERRKKARLIHVSTDDGEVKSALRKLNEPICYFGEGPADRRLRLKELLSALGEKGLPAAKPTKEEEKPKSQQKETNESTWYHEGPESLRLARFWIANYSLARAKKRLEEASEKMRQHSATKAGRMVELQKRIQQLAPQCSQVGDTRPITGCSINEDSTLLLTCSLSSLCKVWSVPDCTLKQTLRGHKFNVSDVAFRPGVANDSKSEVAMASCSFDGSVKLWSYDSEESIADINGHVPHRVAKLAFHPSGRFLGTACYDASWRLWDLEQKQEVLHQEGHTKAVHCIAFQVDGSVCVTGGLDGFGRVWDLRTGRCIMFLEGHLSAIYGVDFSPNGYHIASGSQDNSCKIWDLRRRQMVYTIPAHTNLISDVKYQKNGGNFLVTSSYDKTAKIWSDKTWQPLKTLSGHDGRLVGVDISHDSQYIVTASYDRTFKLWAWD from the exons ATGTCCGACAATGAACAGAACGTGTACGCCAAGCGGACAAAGACGATTCACTATGGCTCGCTGGAGGAATCGGATCGTTGGCATGTGGACCGCAAGGATAACGACACGGATGGTTCGGGAAAGAACGACTACAGTCAGCTTACCTCGTCAGACTACATGACCTTAGATGAAGATGT CGCCAAAGAGAAAGCAGCACTTCTAGAGGAATTCGAACGAAGGAAAAAGGCACGACTAATTCACGTCAGCACGGACGATGGGGAGGTGAAGAGTGCTCTGCGGAAGCTAAACGAACCAATATGTTACTTCGGTGAAGGTCCTGCCGACAGGCGATTACGATTGAAAGAACTCCTATCGGC ACTGGGCGAAAAAGGCTTACCGGCAGCAAAACCGACTAAAGAAGAGGAGAAACCGAAAAGCcagcaaaaggaaacgaacGAATCCACCTGGTACCATGAGGGACCGGAAAGCTTGAGATTGGCAAGGTTCTGGATAGCGAACTACTCGTTAGCCCGTGCCAAGAAGCGGTTGGAAGAGGCAAGCGAAAAAATGCGTCAACATTCGGCCACCAAGGCCGGACGTATGGTGGAGCTGCAGAAAAGAATTCAACAACTTGCGCCACAATGCAGCCAGGTGGGCGATACGCGACCAATCACCGGGTGCAGCATAAATGAGGATTCTACGCTACTACTGACCTGCAGCTT GAGCTCCCTGTGTAAAGTTTGGTCCGTTCCTGATTGCACTCTGAAGCAGACGCTCCGTGGGCACAAGTTCAACGTAAGTGATGTGGCCTTCCGGCCGGGTGTTGCCAACGATAGTAAATCGGAAGTAGCGATGGCTTCTTGTAGCTTCGACGGATCAGTTAAACTATGGTCGTACGACAGTGAAGAATCGATTGCCGACATCAACGGACACGTGCCGCACCGGGTGGCGAAACTTGCATTCCATCCCTCTGGACGGTTCCTGGGAACGGCCTGTTACGATGCTTCCTGGaggttgtgggacttagagcAGAAGCAGGAGGTACTGCACCAGGAAGGACACACAAAAGCTGTGCATTGCATCGCTTTTCAGGTGGACGGTAGTGTATGCGTCACTGG TGGATTGGACGGTTTTGGCAGAGTATGGGATCTTCGAACCGGCAGATGTATCATGTTTCTGGAGGGCCATCTCAGTGCTATTTACGGTGTAGATTTTTCCCCCAATGGTTATCACATTGCATCCGGTAGCCAGGACAATTCGTGTAAG ATTTGGGATTTACGAAGACGGCAAATGGTGTACACAATCCCGGCGCACACTAATCTTATATCGGATGTGAAGTATCAGAAAAATGGTGGCAATTTTCTGGTTACAAGTAGTTACGATAAAACGGCAAAG ATTTGGTCGGACAAAACATGGCAGCCGTTGAAGACTCTCTCCGGCCATGATGGTCGTCTCGTTGGGGTGGATATTTCGCATGATTCTCAGTACATAGTGACTGCATCGTACGATCGCACGTTTAAACTCTGGGCATGGGACTAA
- the LOC125764685 gene encoding SCY1-like protein 2: MDAINKIYSSVSQTVSTLSAVFLGNPLTKDYDIAEHIGSAGTELVWKIYTGCKRSTKETASIFVFDKKQLELFTKDEREEICENIRRGVVQLTKIRHPQVLTVQHAMEESRDTIAFATEPVVASLANLLGNTTNVSNTGLLSEYKLSEFDTKFGIYELIKGIQFLHDEAQLVHRHICTENIIVNKQGIWKLFGFGFCWNKRVPGTPVANHYFKSRLLGNPGSKWTAPELILENSCNDSTDIYSLGILIYTIYSRENIPSPDASSDLYGYKQSVTKLSNQGPPKLTAIPESLRSEVKKMLSVNPQARPTLQSLIQISYFCDNYVQCLDNLETLFPKDNLEKSEFYKRLAHIIGDFPHRVRLYRILPLLVKEFVNCSMIPFVLTNILTITASCTRAEYMQHVSSHLRPVMLLDEPVQIMLIFFQNLDVLLKVCPSEEIRASVLPLVYKALESKSQQIQELCLSIIPSVVVHLDKSTIKSGLVPRIKTLCSGTNLVSVRVKCLLCLGQLAAKIDKWVMIDDIVSYLPSVNCREPAVIMAIVGVYKVSFTTDGLGIPKDVLACKVLPHLFPMTIVNGLSLQQFNAIIALIKEFTRKIEDEQGDKLGSSKASVTSSASSSSLQEKQPSSQQSDLQQSFGSLGFGGSDLYGDFMQSPTITANKAPPPVQQQTQQRTVTSPMQPQIPQLKPLQPQTTLNWNVPPVATTAKENSIKYNLFAQQQNSSAMQIRNKDPPLALPPPAIAVPMPVAPIASTMWMNSNGSLVTKKHEMISPTNSNPYGQLQPLIPTPSQAGQTSGKSSTSPMLSKEDIMEFLQK, from the exons ATGGATGCTATAAACAAGATTTATTCGTCCGTTTCGCAAACGGTCTCCACCCTCTCGGCAGTGTTTCTGGGAAATCCGCTCACGAAAGATTATGATATCGCAGAACATATTGGTTCTGCTGGAACAG AACTCGTCTGGAAAATCTACACAGGATGTAAACGTTCGACGAAGGAGACAGCCTCAATATTCGTGTTCGATAAGAAACAGCTAGAACTGTTCACCAAAGACGAGCGAGAGGAGATCTGTGAAAACATTCGCCGCGGTGTGGTACAGCTGACGAAAATACGTCACCCGCAGGTATTGACGGTGCAGCATGCAATGGAAGAAAGTCGCGATACGATCGCTTTCGCTACCGAACCCGTGGTGGCCAGTTTGGCGAACCTTCTCGGGAACACAACGAACGTTTCCAACACGGGATTACTCTCCGAGTACAAGCTGTCGGAGTTTGATACAAAATTTGGCATATATGAGCTTATCAAAGGGATTCAGTTTCTGCATGACGAAGCACAGCTGGTACATCGTCATATCTGCACCGAAAATATCATCGTAAACAAGCAAGGGATATGGAAATTGTTCGGCtttgggttttgttggaaCAAACGGGTTCCCGGAACACCGGTGGCAAATCACTACTTCAAAAGCCGTCTTTTGGGTAATCCAGGCTCCAAATGGACCGCGCCCGAATTGATACTGGAAAACAGCTGCAACGATTCAACCGATATTTATTCTTTAG GTATATTAATTTATACAATCTATTCACGAGAAAACATTCCGTCTCCGGATGCATCGTCAGATCTGTACGGTTATAAACAATCCGTTACAAAGCTTAGTAACCAAGGTCCACCGAAGCTTACCGCCATTCCCGAATCGTTACGCTCGGaggttaaaaaaatgcttagcGTTAATCCTCAGGCTCGACCGACGTTACAGTCGTTAATTCAG ATTTCGTACTTTTGTGACAACTATGTGCAATGTTTAGACAATTTAGAAACGCTCTTCCCTAAGGATAATTTAGAAAAGTCAGAGTTTTACAAACGACTCGCCCACATCATTGGCGATTTTCCGCATCGCGTAAGACTGTACCGCATTCTGCCACTGCTAGTGAAAGAGTTTGTTAACTGTTCAATGATTCCGTTCGTACTGACGAACATTCTGACCATCACGGCCAGTTGTACGAGGGCCGAGTATATGCAGCACGTTAGCTCCCATCTACGGCCAGTGATGTTGCTCGACGAGCCAGTACAAATTATGCTTATATTCTTTCAAAATCTCGATGTGCTGCTGAAAGTGTGTCCATCGGAAGAGATACGGGCTAGTGTGCTGCCACTTGTCTACAAAGCGCTCGAATCAAAATCGCAACAGATCCAGGAACTTTGCCTCTCGATCATCCCTTCGGTGGTTGTGCATTTGGACAAGAGCACGATAAAAAGTGGCCTTGTGCCTCGCATCAAAACGCTCTGCTCCGGAACAAACTTAGTATCGGTGCGGGTAAAATGTTTGCTGTGTCTTGGCCAGCTGGCGGCTAAGATAGACAAGTGGGTAATGATAGATGATATCGTGTCGTATCTTCCGTCCGTCAACTGTCGGGAACCGGCGGTCATTATGGCTATCGTTG GTGTCTACAAAGTATCGTTCACAACGGATGGGCTAGGCATTCCAAAGGATGTGCTGGCCTGCAAGGTGCTACCACATCTCTTCCCGATGACCATCGTCAATGGACTTTCGCTGCAGCAGTTTAACGCCATCATTGCTTTGATAAAAGAGTTTACCCGCAAAATAGAGGACGAGCAGGGCGATAAGCTAGGCAGCAGCAAAGCGTCAGTTACGTCGAGTGCCAGCAGTTCCAGCTTGCAGGAAAAACAACCATCATCACAACAGTCCGATTTGCAGCAATCGTTTGGTAGCTTAGGGTTTGGAGGTTCCGATTTGTACGGTGATTTTATGCAATCGCCAACGATTACTGCGAACAAAGCGCCACCACCGGTTCAGCAACAAACACAGCAGCGCACGGTAACATCTCCTATGCAGCCACAGATTCCCCAGTTGAAGCCGCTTCAACCGCAAAC CACACTGAACTGGAACGTTCCTCCGGTGGCAACGACAGCCAAGGAAAATAGCATCAAGTATAACCTTTTCGCACAGCAGCAAAACTCCTCCGCGATGCAGATCCGCAACAAAGATCCACCGCTAGCGCTACCACCACCGGCCATTGCGGTGCCAATGCCGGTAGCACCGATTGCTTCGACCATGTGGATGAACAGCAATGGATCGTTGGTGACGAAAAAGCACGAAATGATCTCTCCAACCAACAGCAACCCGTACGGACAGCTGCAACCACTAATTCCCACTCCATCGCAAGCGGGTCAAACATCCGGCAAGTCAAGCACGAGTCCCATGCTTTCGAAGGAGGACATAATGGAATTTTTACAGAAATAA